In Brassica rapa cultivar Chiifu-401-42 chromosome A06, CAAS_Brap_v3.01, whole genome shotgun sequence, a single window of DNA contains:
- the LOC103871988 gene encoding lysophospholipid acyltransferase 1 — translation MISMDMDSMAASIGVSVAVLRFLLCFVATIPVSFFWRIVPSRLGKHIYAAASGVFLSYLSFGFSSNLHFLVPMTIGYASMAMYRPKCGIITFFLGFAYLIGCHVFYMSGDAWKEGGIDSTGALMVLTLKVISCAVNYNDGMLKEEGLREAQKKNRLIEMPSLIEYFGYCLCCGSHFAGPVYEMKDYLQWTEGTGIWDSSEKRKQPSPYLATLRAIFQAGICMALYLYLVPQFPLTRFTEPVYQEWGFWKKFGYQYMAGQTARWKYYFIWSISEASIIISGLGFSGWTDDDASPKPKWDRAKNVDILGVELAKSAVQIPLVWNIQVSTWLRHYVYERLVKSGKKAGFFQLLATQTVSAVWHGLYPGYMMFFVQSALMIAGSRVIYRWQQAISPKLGVLRSMMVFINFLYTVLVLNYSAVGFMVLSLHETLTAYGSVYYIGTIIPVGLILLSYVVPAKPYRAKPRKEE, via the exons ATGATATCGATGGACATGGATTCGATGGCTGCTTCGATCGGCGTATCGGTCGCCGTCCTCCGCTTCCTCCTCTGCTTCGTCGCCACCATCCCCGTCTCCTTCTTCTGGCGAATCGTCCCGAGTCGACTCGGCAAGCACATCTACGCCGCCGCTTCAGGCGTGTTCCTCTCTTACCTATCCTTCGGCTTCTCCTCGAATCTCCACTTCCTCGTCCCGATGACGATCGGATACGCTTCCATGGCGATGTATCGACCCAAATGTGGAATCATCACTTTCTTCCTCGGCTTCGCTTATCTCATCGGCTG TCATGTGTTTTACATGAGTGGTGATGCGTGGAAAGAAGGAGGGATCGACTCCACTG GAGCGTTAATGGTGTTAACGCTGAAGGTTATCTCGTGCGCGGTTAATTACAATGATGGGATGTTGAAGGAGGAAGGCTTACGTGAAGCTCAGAAGAAGAACAGACTGATTGAGATGCCGTCTTTGATCGAGTACTTTGGTTACTGTCTCTGTTGCGGTAGCCATTTCGCTGGTCCTGTTTACGAAATGAAAGATTATCTCCAATGGACAGAGGGAACAGGa ATTTGGGATAGTTCCGAGAAAAGAAAGCAGCCATCGCCTTATTTAGCTACACTGCGAGCTATCTTCCAAGCTGGGATTTGCATGGCTTTGTATCTCTATCTAGTCCCTCAGTTCCCGTTGACTCGGTTTACTGAACCGGTGTACCAAGAATGGGGATTTTGGAAGAAGTTTGGTTACCAGTACATGGCGGGACAGACGGCTCGCTGGAAGTATTACTTCATCTGGTCGATCTCGGAGGCTTCTATTATCATCTCTGGTTTGGGTTTCAGCGGCTGGACTGATGATGATGCTTCGCCGAAACCCAAATGGGACCGTGCCAAGAACGTAGACATACTCGGTGTTGAACTTGCTAAGAGCGCTGTTCAGATTCCGCTTGTGTGGAACATACAAGTCAGCACCTGGCTCCGTCACT ACGTGTATGAGAGACTAGTGAAGAGTGGGAAGAAGGCAGGTTTCTTCCAGTTACTAGCTACACAAACCGTCAGTGCGGTTTGGCAT GGACTGTATCCTGGTTACATGATGTTCTTTGTTCAGTCAGCTTTGATGATCGCTGGCTCACGGG TTATTTACCGATGGCAACAAGCTATTAGTCCGAAATTGGGAGTGCTGAGAAGTATGATGGTGTTCATCAACTTCCTTTACACTGTTTTGGTTCTCAACTACTCAGCCGTCGGGTTCATG GTTTTAAGCTTGCACGAAACGCTCACTGCATACGGGAGCGTATACTACATAGGAACAATCATACCTGTTGGATTGATTCTCCTCAGCTACGTTGTTCCTGCGAAACCCTATCGAGCAAAGCCACGTAAAGAAGAATAA
- the LOC103871989 gene encoding dehydration-responsive element-binding protein 1F, whose amino-acid sequence MDNNDEIMLAEMTPKRRAGRRVFKETRHPVYRGIRRRNGDKWVCEVREPIHQRRIWLGTYPTAEMAARAHDVAALALRGRSACLNFADSAWRLPVPESTDPDVIRRVAAEAAEMFRPTEYESGITVVPSYGDEVDLGFGSGSGSEERSLYGYVEQEEEEVSTTMMRLATEPLMSPPRSYMEGMTSNAYMEEEMSSYQDMSLWSYNY is encoded by the coding sequence atggATAACAACGATGAGATTATGCTGGCGGAGATGACGCCGAAGAGGCGTGCAGGACGGAGAGTGTTCAAGGAGACACGTCACCCAGTTTACAGAGGAATACGGCGGAGGAACGGCGACAAATGGGTCTGCGAAGTCCGAGAGCCGATTCACCAACGCCGCATTTGGCTCGGGACTTATCCTACTGCGGAGATGGCGGCGCGTGCACACGACGTGGCGGCTTTGGCTCTGCGCGGGAGATCCGCGTGTTTGAATTTCGCCGACTCCGCCTGGAGGCTTCCGGTGCCGGAATCAACCGATCCCGATGTCATCAGGAGAGTCGCCGCGGAAGCGGCGGAGATGTTCAGGCCGACGGAATACGAGAGTGGAATTACGGTTGTGCCCTCTTATGGTGATGAGGTTGATTTAGGTTTTGGTTCTGGTTCGGGATCGGAGGAGAGGAGTTTGTATGGATATgtggaacaagaagaagaagaagtttccACGACGATGATGAGACTCGCGACGGAGCCGTTAATGTCGCCGCCGAGATCGTACATGGAAGGCATGACTTCTAATGCTTACATGGAAGAAGAGATGTCTTCTTACCAAGATATGTCACTGTGGAGTTACAACTATTAA
- the LOC103871990 gene encoding bifunctional dTDP-4-dehydrorhamnose 3,5-epimerase/dTDP-4-dehydrorhamnose reductase produces MRDPTVSSYYSPVKSTITTERMGAEANGSSSSLNFLIYGRTGWIGGILGKLCEAQGISYTYGSGRLEDRRSLVADLDSVKPSHVFNAAGVTGRPNVDWCESHKVETIRTNVVGTLTLADVCRERGLVLINYATGCIFEYDSGHPLGSGLGFKEEDTPNFTGSFYSKTKAMVEELLKNYENVCTLRVRMPISSDLSNPRNFITKITRYEKVVDIPNSMTILDELLPISLEMAKRNLTGIWNFTNPGVVSHNEILEMYREFVDPSFTWKNFTLEEQAKVIVAPRSNNELDATKLKTEFPEMLSIKEALVKFVFEPNKKTEIKG; encoded by the exons ATGAGAGATCCCACAGTCTCTTCTTATTATTCGCCGGTGAAATCTACGATCACGACGGAGAGAATGGGTGCAGAAGCAAACGGCTCATCGTCATCTCTCAATTTCTTAATCTACGGCCGGACAGGCTGGATCGGCGGTATTCTCGGCAAGCTCTGCGAAGCTCAGGGGATCTCTTACACTTACGGCTCAGGCCGGCTCGAGGATCGCCGCTCGCTCGTCGCCGATCTTGACTCCGTCAAGCCGAGTCACGTGTTCAACGCCGCCGGAGTCACCGGACGACCGAACGTTGACTGGTGCGAGTCCCACAAGGTGGAGACCATCCGTACAAACGTCGTCGGAACTCTGACTCTCGCCGACGTTTGCAGGGAGAGAGGCCTCGTGCTGATCAACTACGCCACGGGTTGTATATTCGAGTACGACTCGGGTCATCCTCTCGGGTCGGGTCTCGGGTTTAAGGAAGAGGACACACCTAACTTCACCGGTTCGTTCTACTCCAAGACAAAGGCTATG GTAGAGGAACTGCTCAAGAACTATGAGAACGTATGCACACTCCGTGTAAGGATGCCCATCTCATCTGATCTCTCAAACCCGAGAAACTTCATCACCAAGATAACTCGGTATGAGAAAGTTGTGGACATCCCAAACTCGATGACGATTCTCGATGAGCTCCTTCCTATCTCTCTCGAGATGGCGAAGAGGAACCTGACAGGGATATGGAACTTCACTAATCCGGGGGTGGTGAGCCACAATGAGATACTAGAGATGTACAGAGAGTTTGTTGATCCGAGTTTCACTTGGAAGAACTTCACGTTGGAAGAACAGGCGAAAGTGATTGTAGCTCCGAGAAGTAACAATGAGCTTGATGCCACTAAGTTGAAAACGGAGTTTCCGGAGATGTTGTCTATAAAGGAAGCTCTTGTCAAGTTTGTGTTCGAACCAAACAAGAAGACAGAGATCAAAGGTTGA
- the LOC103871991 gene encoding expansin-A7-like has translation MGPISSSWSFKKFLAIVFVVFAISGEFVAGYYRPSPWRYAHATFYGDETGSETMGGACGYGNLFNSGYGLNTAALSTTLFKDGYACGQCFQIMCVQSKHCYYGNPSTVVTATNLCPPNWYQDTNNGGWCNPPRTHFDMAKPAFMKLANWKAGIIPVSYRRVPCKRSGGMRFQFQGNAYWLLIFVMNVGGAGDIKSMAVKGSRTNWISMSHNWGASYQAFSSLYGQSLSFRITSYTTGETVYAWNVAPSNWNAGMTYKSYTNFR, from the exons ATGGGTCCGATCTCAAGTTCTTGGAGCTTCAAAAAGTTCTTGGCAATAGTCTTTGTCGTTTTCGCCATCTCCGGTGAGTTTGTCGCCGGATATTACAGGCCGAGCCCGTGGAGATACGCTCATGCCACTTTCTATGGCGACGAGACCGGTAGTGAAACCATGG GTGGTGCATGTGGATACGGAAACCTGTTTAACAGCGGTTACGGCCTGAACACGGCGGCACTAAGCACGACGTTGTTCAAAGACGGTTATGCATGCGGCCAGTGTTTCCAGATAATGTGTGTGCAGTCAAAACATTGTTACTATGGAAACCCATCGACGGTGGTCACAGCCACCAACCTCTGCCCTCCCAATTGGTACCAAGACACCAACAATGGTGGTTGGTGCAATCCTCCTAGAACCCATTTCGATATGGCTAAACCGGCTTTCATGAAACTCGCTAACTGGAAGGCTGGCATCATCCCTGTTTCATACCGCAG AGTCCCATGCAAAAGGAGTGGCGGTATGAGGTTTCAATTCCAAGGAAATGCGTATTGGCTTCTCATCTTTGTCATGAATGTCGGCGGCGCCGGAGACATCAAAAGCATGGCCGTGAAAGGTAGCAGGACGAATTGGATAAGCATGAGCCACAACTGGGGGGCCTCTTACCAAGCTTTTTCTTCTCTCTACGGCCAGTCTCTCTCTTTCCGGATCACTTCTTACACCACCGGTGAAACCGTCTATGCATGGAACGTTGCTCCGTCTAACTGGAACGCCGGTATGACTTACAAGAGTTACACCAATTTCCGCTGA